Proteins encoded by one window of Micromonospora coxensis:
- a CDS encoding MBL fold metallo-hydrolase, translated as MRITKYTHACVRIEREGRVLVVDPGTWSEPAALAGADAVLVTHEHTDHADVLRLRGLGVPVFAPEDADLPTLAPLPVTRVRAGQRFDAAGFTVTAVGGRHAVIHDGQPDCANLGYVIDGEVYHPGDALNLPEQPVRTLLLPAQGSWLKLTEAIGFARAVGAARAHPIHDAQLNERGMASVHGWFGETVPGYRPLAPGETA; from the coding sequence ATGCGGATCACCAAGTACACCCACGCCTGCGTCCGGATCGAACGCGAGGGGCGGGTGCTGGTCGTCGATCCGGGCACCTGGAGCGAGCCGGCGGCCCTCGCCGGCGCGGACGCCGTCCTGGTCACCCACGAGCACACCGACCACGCCGACGTGCTGCGCCTGCGCGGCCTCGGCGTGCCGGTGTTCGCCCCCGAGGACGCCGACCTGCCCACCCTGGCCCCGCTGCCGGTGACCCGGGTCCGGGCCGGGCAGCGCTTCGACGCGGCCGGCTTCACGGTCACCGCCGTGGGCGGCCGGCACGCCGTCATCCACGACGGCCAGCCCGACTGCGCCAACCTCGGGTACGTCATCGACGGCGAGGTGTACCACCCGGGTGACGCCCTGAACCTGCCGGAGCAGCCGGTGCGCACGCTGCTGCTGCCCGCGCAGGGTTCCTGGCTGAAGCTGACCGAGGCGATCGGCTTCGCCCGGGCGGTCGGCGCCGCGCGGGCACATCCGATCCACGACGCCCAGCTCAACGAGCGGGGCATGGCCAGCGTGCACGGCTGGTTCGGCGAGACGGTCCCCGGCTACCGCCCTCTCGCCCCGGGCGAGACGGCCTGA
- a CDS encoding pentapeptide repeat-containing protein — protein MSGTPLDGELRADCARCVGLCCVAPAFAASADFALDKPAGQPCPNLRPDSRCGIHDQLRERGFPGCTVFDCFGAGQRVTAAFAGGDWRDDPATAAAMFATFTAQRPLHELLWYLTEAVALTPDGPLRDELRDAVRRTRRLTAGSPDELRTVDPDAYRGQVNPLLARAGEQARAGHDGVDHRGAMLLGADLRRAYLIGANLRGACLVGADLRGADLRAADVTGADLRGADLRGADLRGTLFLHQSQLDAARGDRSTRLPAALRHPGHWSPLTLTPVRRPRPPGRDGARRRGR, from the coding sequence GTGTCCGGAACACCCCTCGACGGGGAGCTGCGCGCCGACTGCGCCCGCTGCGTCGGGTTGTGCTGCGTCGCCCCGGCGTTCGCCGCCTCCGCCGACTTCGCCCTGGACAAGCCCGCCGGGCAGCCCTGCCCGAACCTGCGCCCCGACTCGCGCTGCGGCATCCACGACCAACTGCGCGAACGGGGCTTCCCCGGCTGCACCGTCTTCGACTGCTTCGGGGCCGGGCAACGGGTCACCGCCGCCTTCGCCGGCGGCGACTGGCGCGACGACCCGGCGACCGCGGCGGCGATGTTCGCCACGTTCACCGCCCAACGGCCGCTGCACGAGCTGCTCTGGTACCTCACCGAGGCGGTGGCGCTCACCCCGGACGGCCCGCTGCGCGACGAGCTGCGCGACGCCGTACGACGGACCCGCCGGCTCACCGCCGGCAGCCCGGACGAGCTGCGGACGGTCGACCCCGACGCGTACCGGGGGCAGGTCAACCCGCTGCTCGCCCGGGCCGGCGAGCAGGCCCGGGCCGGCCACGACGGCGTCGACCACCGGGGGGCGATGCTGCTCGGCGCCGACCTGCGCCGGGCGTACCTGATCGGGGCGAACCTGCGCGGGGCCTGCCTGGTCGGCGCGGACCTGCGCGGCGCGGACCTGCGGGCCGCCGACGTCACCGGCGCGGACCTGCGCGGGGCCGACCTGCGCGGCGCGGACCTGCGCGGCACCCTCTTCCTGCACCAGTCCCAGCTCGACGCGGCCCGCGGCGACCGGAGCACCCGGCTGCCGGCGGCGCTGCGCCACCCCGGGCACTGGTCACCGCTGACGCTCACCCCCGTGCGCCGGCCCCGCCCGCCGGGACGCGACGGGGCTCGCCGGCGCGGACGGTGA
- the rnhA gene encoding ribonuclease HI, translating to MAQAVSERVVEIWTDGACSGNPGPGGWGAVLRYGGHERELCGGEAAPTTNNRMELTAAIEALETLTRPVTVRLHTDSTYVRNGITSWLASWKRNGWRTAAKQPVKNADLWQRLEAACARHDVTWLWVKGHNGHPENERADALANRGMTEARAAVSGAAAVRAGR from the coding sequence ATGGCGCAGGCGGTGTCCGAGCGGGTGGTGGAGATCTGGACCGACGGGGCGTGCAGCGGCAACCCCGGCCCGGGCGGCTGGGGCGCGGTGCTGCGCTACGGCGGCCACGAGCGGGAGTTGTGCGGTGGCGAGGCGGCCCCGACGACGAACAACCGGATGGAGCTGACCGCCGCGATCGAGGCGTTGGAGACGCTGACCCGGCCGGTCACCGTCCGGCTGCACACCGACAGCACGTACGTGCGCAACGGCATCACCAGCTGGCTGGCCTCGTGGAAGCGCAACGGGTGGCGGACGGCGGCGAAGCAGCCGGTGAAGAACGCCGACCTGTGGCAGCGGCTGGAGGCGGCCTGCGCCCGGCACGACGTGACCTGGCTGTGGGTGAAGGGGCACAACGGCCACCCGGAGAACGAGCGGGCCGACGCGCTGGCCAACCGGGGGATGACCGAGGCGCGGGCCGCCGTCAGCGGTGCAGCAGCCGTTCGCGCAGGACGGTGA
- a CDS encoding SSI family serine proteinase inhibitor, translated as MSLARRAAAVATAALLAVTAAMLLPRPAEAAPRVGPHTPSVLVLQTERQDGQRTALLLCGPTGGTHPDAATACRTVARVDGDLAALEFDEGPCTYEYAPVTVHAWGYWQDRPVNWSETYGNRCLMLRGTGALFDF; from the coding sequence ATGTCCCTCGCCCGACGCGCCGCCGCCGTCGCCACGGCCGCCCTCCTCGCCGTCACCGCGGCGATGCTGCTCCCCCGGCCGGCCGAGGCCGCCCCCCGGGTCGGCCCGCACACCCCGTCGGTGCTGGTGCTGCAGACCGAACGGCAGGACGGGCAGCGCACCGCCCTGCTGCTGTGCGGCCCGACCGGCGGCACCCACCCCGACGCGGCGACCGCCTGCCGCACCGTGGCCCGCGTCGACGGCGACCTCGCCGCCCTGGAGTTCGACGAGGGGCCCTGCACCTACGAATACGCGCCGGTCACGGTCCACGCCTGGGGGTACTGGCAGGACCGGCCGGTGAACTGGTCGGAGACGTACGGCAACCGGTGCCTGATGCTGCGCGGCACCGGCGCGCTGTTCGACTTCTGA
- a CDS encoding tyrosine-protein phosphatase — translation MDRQIPFDRLHNFRDLGGWRAADGRTVRWRLLYRSDSLHKLTGADLDRFRALGVRTVIDLRYPSEIAARGRAPELPDLSWHNLSVEHRGYDQAEIDPEVDPWRYLADRYAEVAADGVEELRRALETIAAADGPLVFHCASGKDRTGLLAALLLALLDVDEDQIAEDFALTEAATDRLVADWRTAHPGRTLRWPSYGRAPAEVIRLFLADLTAAHGSVRGYARDRLGVDDALVTVLRERLLHR, via the coding sequence GTGGACAGGCAGATCCCGTTCGACCGGCTGCACAACTTCCGCGACCTCGGCGGCTGGCGCGCCGCTGACGGCCGCACCGTGCGGTGGAGGCTGCTGTACCGGTCCGACTCGCTGCACAAGCTGACCGGGGCCGACCTCGACCGGTTCCGGGCGCTCGGCGTCCGCACCGTGATCGACCTGCGCTACCCGTCGGAGATCGCCGCGCGCGGCCGGGCGCCCGAGCTGCCCGACCTGAGCTGGCACAACCTCAGCGTCGAGCACCGCGGCTACGACCAGGCCGAGATCGACCCGGAGGTGGACCCGTGGCGCTACCTCGCCGACCGGTACGCCGAGGTCGCCGCCGACGGGGTCGAGGAACTGCGCCGGGCGCTGGAGACGATCGCCGCCGCCGACGGGCCGCTGGTCTTCCACTGCGCCTCCGGCAAGGACCGCACCGGCCTGCTCGCCGCCCTGCTGCTGGCCCTGCTCGACGTCGACGAGGACCAGATCGCCGAGGACTTCGCGCTCACCGAGGCGGCCACCGACCGGCTGGTCGCCGACTGGCGGACCGCCCACCCGGGGCGCACCCTGCGCTGGCCCTCGTACGGCCGCGCGCCGGCCGAGGTCATCCGGCTGTTCCTGGCCGACCTGACCGCCGCGCACGGCTCGGTGCGCGGCTACGCCCGCGACCGGCTCGGAGTGGACGACGCCCTGGTCACCGTCCTGCGCGAACGGCTGCTGCACCGCTGA
- a CDS encoding DinB family protein: MTTARPLDSEELASTAPEREVLEAFIDAYRDVIVGKLRGLPEDDARRSLVPSRTTLVGLVKHVAAVERNWFQHCLAQQPREQITGDSLGDDASWQVGSDETVADVITEYATACDRSRQIAAGFALDDTVPHPRLGRVSLRYIYVHMIRELARHCGHADILREQIDGSTGDRAASLPIIEAR; encoded by the coding sequence GTGACGACTGCCCGGCCGCTGGACAGCGAGGAACTCGCGAGCACGGCACCGGAGCGAGAGGTTCTGGAAGCCTTCATCGACGCGTACCGCGATGTGATCGTCGGCAAGCTCCGGGGGTTGCCGGAGGATGACGCCCGTCGGAGCCTGGTGCCCTCGCGCACCACGCTGGTCGGCCTCGTCAAACACGTCGCCGCTGTCGAGCGGAACTGGTTCCAGCACTGTCTGGCACAGCAGCCACGTGAACAGATCACCGGTGACTCGCTCGGTGACGACGCCAGTTGGCAGGTCGGCTCGGACGAGACGGTCGCCGACGTCATCACGGAGTACGCCACGGCCTGTGATCGATCGAGGCAGATCGCGGCCGGCTTCGCCCTCGACGACACTGTGCCTCATCCCCGCCTGGGCAGGGTGTCACTGCGCTACATCTACGTGCACATGATTCGTGAGTTGGCGCGGCACTGCGGCCACGCCGACATCCTCCGGGAGCAGATCGACGGCTCGACCGGGGACCGAGCCGCATCCCTGCCGATCATCGAAGCCAGATAG
- a CDS encoding lycopene cyclase family protein, translating into MENVDLAVVGGGGAGSLVLAALDRYDLRGLRVAVVDPVRKRGQDRTWAFWGTPDADLEPLLSASWRRVEVSTPARRRVLDLAPLRYAMLRSGPLYARAAEAERRLGATRIDAAVDALDDDGAGVTVRDGDGAALLRARWVLDSRPRPPRRPGRTSWLQHFRGWWLESAAPVFDPDRAVLMDFRTPQPARGVSFGYVLPVSDRYALVEYTEFSPARIDDAAYDAALRGYAALLGLDLAALTVREVEDGVIPMTDAPFARRPSARVVRLGTAGGATRPSTGFTFSAMRRQAEQVARAVAAGRAPVPRSAYPGRHLWMDAVALRAWDRGTVGGPEFFDRLFDRNPPERVLRFLDGATSVAEDLAVMRSSPLLPMTSAVAGDAAGRLRARLTAASGSRNRSRADA; encoded by the coding sequence GTGGAGAACGTCGACCTGGCCGTCGTCGGTGGCGGTGGCGCCGGTTCGCTGGTGCTCGCCGCCCTGGACCGGTACGACCTGCGCGGGCTGCGGGTGGCCGTGGTCGACCCGGTGCGCAAGCGTGGCCAGGACCGTACCTGGGCGTTCTGGGGCACCCCGGACGCGGACCTGGAGCCGCTGCTCAGCGCCAGTTGGCGGCGGGTGGAGGTGAGCACGCCGGCCCGGCGGCGGGTGCTCGACCTCGCCCCGTTGCGGTACGCGATGCTGCGCTCCGGTCCGCTCTACGCCCGTGCCGCCGAGGCGGAGCGGCGGCTGGGCGCCACCCGGATCGACGCGGCGGTCGACGCGCTCGACGACGACGGCGCCGGGGTGACCGTCCGCGACGGCGACGGCGCGGCGCTGCTGCGGGCCCGCTGGGTCCTCGACTCCCGGCCCCGGCCTCCGCGCCGGCCCGGGCGGACGAGTTGGTTGCAGCACTTCCGCGGGTGGTGGCTGGAGTCCGCCGCACCGGTGTTCGACCCGGACCGGGCGGTGCTGATGGACTTCCGCACCCCGCAGCCGGCCCGGGGGGTCTCCTTCGGCTACGTGCTGCCGGTCAGCGACCGGTACGCCCTGGTCGAGTACACCGAGTTCTCCCCGGCGCGCATCGACGACGCGGCGTACGACGCGGCGCTGCGCGGCTACGCGGCGCTGCTCGGGCTCGACCTGGCCGCGCTGACGGTACGGGAGGTGGAGGACGGGGTGATCCCGATGACCGACGCGCCGTTCGCGCGCCGACCGTCGGCCCGGGTGGTGCGCCTGGGCACCGCCGGCGGGGCCACCCGCCCGTCGACCGGGTTCACCTTCTCCGCGATGCGTCGGCAGGCCGAGCAGGTGGCCCGGGCGGTGGCGGCCGGCCGGGCCCCGGTGCCCCGGTCGGCGTACCCGGGTCGTCACCTGTGGATGGACGCGGTCGCGCTGCGGGCGTGGGACCGTGGGACGGTCGGCGGCCCGGAGTTCTTCGACCGGCTGTTCGACCGCAACCCGCCGGAGCGGGTGCTGCGGTTCCTCGACGGCGCCACGAGTGTGGCCGAGGACCTGGCGGTGATGCGGTCCAGCCCGCTGCTGCCGATGACCTCGGCGGTGGCCGGTGACGCGGCCGGCCGGCTGCGCGCCCGGTTGACGGCGGCGTCGGGGTCCCGCAACCGCAGCCGGGCGGACGCCTAG
- a CDS encoding RtcB family protein yields MDLVEEAPYRFRIDRHDPMRVPGVVFASRSLLPDAAGDRSLEQVANVATLPGIVGASYAMPDVHWGYGFPIGGVAATDLATDGVVSPGGVGFDISCGVRLLAADLDRAELAGVLDAVMDALSVATPRGMGRGAVWQLADRAELDAVLRGGSRYAVERGHGNARDLARCEDYGAVDDADPAQVSERAVQRGQQQVGSLGSGNHFLEVQAVEEVYDAPVAAAFGLRPGQVCVMIHCGSRGLGHQICTDHVRAMEQVMPRYGIEVPDRQLACAPVSSPEGRAYLGAMAAAANYARANRQVLAEAARRVFATRTGRALDLVYDVSHNLAKIEQHRVDGESRRLCVHRKGATRALPPGHPDLPDDLRPVGQPVLIPGSMGTGSYVLTGVPGAPAFASTCHGAGRVQSRRQATKAVRGHDPRREIEARDIAVRGASRRGLAEEMPAAYKDVAAVVEAAEGAGLCRRVARLVPIGVVKG; encoded by the coding sequence ATGGACCTGGTCGAGGAGGCGCCGTACCGGTTCCGCATCGACCGGCACGATCCGATGCGGGTGCCCGGGGTGGTGTTCGCGTCGCGGTCCCTGCTGCCCGACGCGGCGGGGGACCGGTCGCTGGAGCAGGTCGCCAACGTCGCCACCCTGCCCGGCATCGTCGGCGCCTCGTACGCCATGCCCGACGTGCACTGGGGCTACGGCTTCCCGATCGGCGGGGTGGCCGCCACCGACCTGGCCACCGACGGCGTCGTCTCGCCCGGCGGGGTGGGCTTCGACATCTCCTGCGGGGTGCGGCTGCTCGCCGCCGACCTGGACCGGGCCGAGCTGGCCGGCGTCCTCGACGCGGTGATGGACGCCCTGAGCGTCGCCACGCCCCGGGGGATGGGCCGGGGCGCGGTGTGGCAGCTCGCCGACCGTGCCGAACTCGACGCGGTGCTGCGCGGCGGCTCCCGGTACGCGGTCGAACGCGGCCACGGCAACGCCCGCGACCTGGCACGCTGCGAGGACTACGGCGCGGTCGACGACGCCGACCCGGCCCAGGTCAGCGAGCGGGCCGTGCAGCGGGGGCAGCAGCAGGTGGGCAGCCTCGGCTCCGGCAACCACTTCCTGGAGGTGCAGGCGGTCGAGGAGGTCTACGACGCGCCGGTGGCGGCGGCGTTCGGGCTGCGCCCCGGTCAGGTCTGCGTCATGATCCACTGCGGGTCGCGTGGCCTCGGGCACCAGATCTGCACCGACCACGTCCGCGCCATGGAGCAGGTGATGCCCCGGTACGGCATCGAGGTGCCCGACCGGCAGCTCGCCTGCGCGCCCGTGTCGTCCCCCGAGGGGCGCGCCTACCTGGGCGCGATGGCCGCCGCCGCCAACTACGCCCGGGCCAACCGGCAGGTGCTGGCCGAGGCGGCCCGCCGGGTCTTCGCCACCCGCACCGGACGCGCGCTGGACCTGGTCTACGACGTGTCGCACAACCTGGCGAAGATCGAGCAGCACCGGGTGGACGGCGAGAGCCGTCGGCTCTGCGTGCACCGCAAGGGCGCCACCCGCGCCCTGCCGCCCGGGCATCCCGACCTCCCCGACGACCTGCGTCCGGTCGGCCAGCCGGTGCTGATCCCGGGCTCGATGGGCACTGGCTCGTACGTGCTGACCGGGGTGCCCGGCGCGCCGGCCTTCGCCTCCACCTGCCACGGCGCGGGCCGGGTGCAGAGCCGTCGGCAGGCCACCAAGGCGGTCCGTGGGCACGACCCGCGCCGGGAGATCGAGGCCCGGGACATCGCCGTACGCGGGGCGTCGCGGCGCGGCCTGGCCGAGGAGATGCCGGCGGCCTACAAGGACGTGGCGGCGGTGGTCGAGGCGGCCGAGGGCGCCGGGCTGTGCCGGCGGGTGGCGCGACTGGTCCCGATCGGCGTGGTCAAGGGCTGA
- a CDS encoding archease, translating to MDRGHRAVPHTADVRVEAWAPDREGCLAEAVAALVETFVDTAGAQPRGETTLELPAGDDTDLLVGLLDEVIFRLETEGTLPLATEARAVDGGLRVRWRTVDADAVELVGAVPKAVSLHGLRFTGDGAGWSCAVTVDV from the coding sequence ATGGACCGAGGGCACCGCGCCGTCCCGCACACCGCCGACGTCCGCGTCGAGGCCTGGGCGCCGGACCGCGAGGGCTGCCTCGCCGAAGCGGTCGCCGCGCTGGTGGAGACCTTCGTCGACACCGCCGGCGCGCAGCCGCGCGGCGAGACGACGCTGGAGCTGCCGGCCGGCGACGACACCGACCTGCTGGTGGGGCTCCTCGACGAGGTGATCTTCCGGTTGGAGACCGAGGGGACGCTGCCCCTGGCGACCGAGGCGCGGGCCGTCGACGGCGGGCTGCGGGTGCGGTGGCGCACCGTGGACGCCGACGCGGTGGAACTGGTCGGCGCGGTGCCGAAGGCGGTCTCGCTGCACGGGCTGCGCTTCACCGGAGACGGCGCGGGCTGGTCCTGTGCGGTGACCGTCGACGTGTGA
- a CDS encoding LysE family translocator, with the protein MSIAFLLATLVVVATPGTGVVYTLSAALSRGRRTGVVAAFGCTLAVIPHLVAAGTGLAALLHASPTAFEVLRYAGVGYLLYLARVTARDRAGFTPADSPAERPAYRVIGSAVLVNLLNPKPTLFFVAFLPQFVPAGAPDGTARMLLHGVVFMLVTFVVFAAYGLSAAAVRDRVLARPRLTDWLRRVFAGSFVVLGVSLLFAER; encoded by the coding sequence GTGAGTATCGCGTTCCTGCTGGCCACGCTGGTCGTGGTCGCCACCCCGGGCACCGGGGTCGTCTACACCCTCTCCGCCGCGCTGTCGCGGGGGCGACGCACGGGGGTCGTCGCCGCGTTCGGCTGCACCCTGGCGGTGATCCCGCACCTGGTGGCGGCGGGCACCGGCCTGGCCGCGCTGCTGCACGCCAGCCCGACCGCCTTCGAGGTGCTGCGGTACGCCGGCGTCGGGTACCTGCTGTACCTGGCCCGGGTGACCGCCCGGGACCGCGCCGGGTTCACGCCCGCCGACTCGCCGGCCGAGCGCCCCGCGTACCGGGTGATCGGGTCGGCGGTGCTGGTCAACCTGCTCAACCCGAAGCCGACGCTGTTCTTCGTCGCGTTCCTGCCGCAGTTCGTCCCGGCCGGCGCCCCGGACGGCACCGCCCGGATGCTGCTGCACGGTGTGGTGTTCATGCTGGTCACCTTCGTGGTGTTCGCCGCGTACGGCCTGTCCGCCGCCGCCGTGCGCGACCGGGTGCTCGCCCGGCCCCGGCTGACCGACTGGCTGCGCCGCGTCTTCGCCGGCTCGTTCGTCGTGCTCGGCGTCTCCCTGCTGTTCGCCGAGAGGTAG
- a CDS encoding B3/B4 domain-containing protein, whose protein sequence is MRFQHSAPVRSAHPTLVAAALTADGLTPHVDVREPVAHLLATARDRLAGGPEGGLPEIRAWRRAFAATGLAPTRYRCAAESLLRRLRRDGDLPRLHPLVDLCNALSAAYAIPVAALDLDRVAGDLVVRPATGDEEYVTFTGDVERPEPGEVVFADTAGRAHSRRWTHRQSGWSAVRDSTSRVLVVAEALHPRADTDVPALHDALTGTLAEVWQVDARGAVLTADAPVFTVSG, encoded by the coding sequence ATGCGTTTCCAGCACTCCGCCCCCGTCCGGTCGGCGCACCCGACGCTGGTGGCCGCCGCGCTCACCGCCGACGGGCTGACCCCGCACGTCGACGTGCGCGAGCCGGTGGCGCACCTGCTCGCCACCGCCCGGGACCGGCTGGCCGGCGGCCCGGAGGGCGGCCTGCCCGAGATCCGGGCCTGGCGGCGGGCCTTCGCCGCGACCGGGCTGGCGCCGACCCGCTACCGGTGCGCGGCCGAGTCGCTGCTGCGCCGGCTGCGCCGCGACGGCGACCTGCCCCGGCTGCACCCGCTGGTGGACCTGTGCAACGCGCTGTCGGCCGCGTACGCCATCCCCGTGGCCGCGCTGGACCTGGACCGCGTCGCCGGTGACCTGGTGGTGCGCCCCGCCACCGGCGACGAGGAGTACGTCACCTTCACCGGCGACGTCGAGCGTCCCGAGCCGGGCGAGGTGGTCTTCGCCGACACGGCGGGGCGGGCGCACTCACGGCGCTGGACGCACCGGCAGAGCGGCTGGTCGGCGGTGCGCGACTCGACCAGCCGGGTGCTGGTGGTGGCCGAGGCGCTGCACCCGCGCGCCGACACGGACGTGCCGGCGCTGCACGACGCCCTCACCGGCACGCTGGCCGAGGTGTGGCAGGTCGACGCGCGCGGGGCGGTCCTGACGGCCGACGCGCCGGTGTTCACCGTGTCCGGCTGA
- the pdxR gene encoding MocR-like pyridoxine biosynthesis transcription factor PdxR: MPRAKPDPTDRSITAGSDFLHLDVGAAPAGGRADWLAGRLRAAIADGRVPLGARLPASRVLADELGVSRGVVVEAYQRLTEEGHVAGRGRAGTVVVAAPAAAPLAPVTPTPPPPEALFVPSPGVEIFDALRTAPARIDLSPGVPDLAAFPRAAWLRSERVVLRHLDAAALGYGDPRGAPALRLAVAQRLARTRGIRVEADEVVVVAGVSQALGLLAQVLHDEGVHTVAVEDPGSLGVRQHLRNWRLDTPPVPVDGHGLRVDALAAAGHPAVLLTPAHQFPTGVVLHGDRRRRLRDWASDGGLVLEDDYDAEHRYDRPPVPALRAALPERVWYTGSVSKLLAPALRVGWVLAPPRQRDALVAAKRMADLGNAVLPQLVLAELMCSGDLDRHLRLLRRRHVRRRDAMIRAVARHLPGATVHGAAAGLHLTVTYPAGPPDVVLAAEALRRGVKTQPLSWHAQRPYPAGLVLGYAAIAPGEIEEGVAVLGAVLRGR, from the coding sequence GTGCCCAGGGCCAAACCCGATCCGACCGACAGGTCCATAACGGCCGGCTCCGACTTCCTGCACCTCGACGTGGGGGCCGCGCCGGCCGGTGGCCGGGCCGACTGGCTCGCCGGCCGGCTGCGCGCCGCGATCGCCGACGGACGGGTCCCGCTCGGCGCCCGGCTGCCGGCGAGCCGGGTGCTCGCCGACGAACTCGGGGTGTCCCGGGGCGTGGTCGTCGAGGCGTACCAACGGCTGACCGAGGAGGGGCACGTCGCCGGCCGGGGCCGGGCCGGCACCGTCGTCGTCGCCGCGCCGGCCGCCGCGCCGCTCGCGCCGGTCACGCCCACCCCGCCACCGCCGGAGGCGCTGTTCGTGCCGTCGCCCGGCGTCGAGATCTTCGACGCGCTGCGCACCGCGCCGGCCCGCATCGACCTGTCGCCCGGCGTCCCCGATCTGGCGGCCTTCCCCCGCGCGGCCTGGCTGCGCTCCGAACGCGTCGTGCTGCGCCACCTCGACGCCGCCGCCCTCGGCTACGGCGATCCGCGCGGCGCCCCCGCCCTGCGCCTCGCGGTGGCCCAGCGGCTGGCCCGCACCCGGGGGATCCGCGTCGAGGCGGACGAGGTGGTGGTCGTCGCCGGGGTCTCCCAGGCCCTCGGCCTGCTCGCCCAGGTCCTGCACGACGAGGGCGTGCACACCGTCGCCGTGGAGGACCCGGGCTCGCTCGGCGTGCGCCAGCACCTGCGCAACTGGCGGCTGGACACCCCGCCGGTGCCGGTGGACGGGCACGGGCTGCGCGTCGACGCGCTGGCCGCCGCCGGGCACCCGGCCGTGCTGCTCACCCCGGCGCACCAGTTCCCGACCGGCGTGGTGCTGCACGGCGACCGCCGGCGCCGGCTGCGGGACTGGGCGAGCGACGGCGGGCTGGTGCTGGAGGACGACTACGACGCCGAGCACCGGTACGACCGCCCGCCCGTGCCGGCCCTGCGGGCCGCCCTGCCCGAGCGGGTCTGGTACACCGGCAGCGTCTCCAAGCTGCTCGCCCCCGCGCTGCGGGTGGGCTGGGTGCTGGCGCCGCCCCGGCAGCGCGACGCGCTGGTGGCCGCCAAGCGGATGGCCGACCTGGGCAACGCCGTCCTGCCGCAGCTGGTGCTGGCCGAGCTGATGTGCTCCGGCGACCTGGACCGGCACCTGCGCCTGCTGCGCCGCCGACACGTGCGCCGCCGGGACGCGATGATCCGGGCGGTGGCCCGGCACCTGCCCGGGGCCACCGTGCACGGCGCGGCGGCCGGACTGCACCTGACCGTCACCTACCCCGCCGGCCCGCCCGACGTCGTGCTCGCGGCCGAGGCGCTGCGCCGGGGCGTCAAGACGCAACCGCTGTCCTGGCACGCCCAGCGCCCGTACCCGGCCGGGCTGGTCCTCGGCTACGCGGCCATCGCGCCGGGGGAGATCGAGGAGGGCGTGGCCGTCCTCGGCGCGGTGCTGCGCGGCCGGTGA
- a CDS encoding TetR/AcrR family transcriptional regulator yields MTTARTPAPTRTGRGRRSGRSAGDDRESAILATAERLLGQRAFGEISIDDLARGAGISRPTFYFYFPSKDAVLLTLLDRVTEEADRAAGDVLVHLADDPRARWRELISRFHATFGAHRDVVLACAEVRGTNAEVRRLWATVLERWVQAVEAAIEAERRRGAAPPGLPARDLAIALNSMNERVWYATFAGDGPAVAERDVVDVLLDVWLTGIYRTSTPA; encoded by the coding sequence ATGACGACCGCGCGCACCCCCGCGCCGACTCGGACCGGACGCGGACGCCGCTCCGGGCGCTCGGCGGGCGACGACCGGGAGTCGGCCATCCTCGCCACCGCCGAGCGGCTGCTGGGGCAGCGGGCCTTCGGGGAGATCTCCATCGACGACCTGGCCCGTGGCGCGGGCATCTCCCGGCCGACGTTCTACTTCTACTTCCCGTCCAAGGACGCGGTGCTGCTGACCCTGCTGGACCGGGTCACCGAGGAGGCCGACCGGGCCGCCGGTGACGTGCTGGTGCACCTCGCCGACGACCCGCGCGCCCGCTGGCGGGAGCTGATCAGCCGGTTCCACGCCACCTTCGGCGCGCACCGCGACGTGGTGCTCGCCTGCGCCGAGGTGCGCGGCACGAACGCCGAGGTGCGCCGGCTCTGGGCGACGGTCCTGGAGCGCTGGGTGCAGGCCGTCGAGGCGGCCATCGAGGCGGAACGCCGCCGGGGCGCGGCCCCGCCCGGCCTGCCCGCGCGGGACCTGGCGATCGCGCTGAACTCGATGAACGAGCGGGTCTGGTACGCCACCTTCGCCGGGGACGGGCCGGCGGTGGCCGAGCGGGACGTGGTCGACGTGCTGCTCGACGTCTGGTTGACCGGCATCTACCGCACCAGCACCCCGGCCTGA